In Planctomycetota bacterium, one DNA window encodes the following:
- a CDS encoding PTS sugar transporter subunit IIA, with protein MSHDDLDLNGVAEYLHLSPAQVQRLVERGNLPARRVAGQWRFSRAELREWLEHQIGLSNEAELQRMDEAFDRDLAAADSEPRSVAEMLPLAAIAIPLAARTRASVIAGMIELAAGTGWLWDTAAMTEAVQQREDLCPTALDNGVAMLHARRPLPAVLEQPFICLGRTETGIPFGNARMTDIFFLICSTSDRGHLHTLARLSRVVNDDSFLQALREAPDAALARELIVVREQSLLA; from the coding sequence ATGTCGCACGACGATTTAGACCTGAACGGGGTCGCCGAGTACTTGCACCTGTCGCCGGCGCAAGTTCAACGGCTCGTCGAGCGAGGCAATTTGCCAGCGCGACGCGTGGCGGGGCAGTGGCGGTTCTCGCGCGCCGAATTGCGCGAATGGTTGGAACATCAAATTGGCTTGTCGAACGAAGCAGAGTTGCAGCGCATGGACGAGGCGTTCGACCGCGACCTGGCGGCTGCCGATAGCGAGCCGCGCTCGGTCGCCGAAATGCTGCCGCTGGCGGCGATTGCCATTCCGCTGGCGGCGCGAACGCGGGCCTCGGTGATTGCTGGCATGATCGAGCTGGCGGCCGGGACAGGCTGGCTGTGGGATACAGCCGCCATGACCGAAGCCGTGCAACAGCGCGAAGACCTTTGCCCGACGGCGCTCGACAACGGCGTGGCCATGTTGCACGCGCGGCGGCCGTTGCCCGCGGTCTTGGAGCAACCGTTCATCTGCCTGGGGCGAACCGAAACCGGCATACCATTCGGCAACGCCCGGATGACCGACATTTTCTTCCTGATCTGCTCGACGAGCGATCGGGGGCACCTGCACACGCTGGCGCGACTGAGCCGGGTGGTGAACGACGACTCGTTCCTGCAAGCGCTACGCGAAGCGCCCGACGCGGCCTTGGCGCGCGAGCTGATCGTGGTCCGCGAGCAGTCGTTGCTGGCTTAA
- a CDS encoding UDP-N-acetylmuramoyl-L-alanyl-D-glutamate--2,6-diaminopimelate ligase, protein MTLGSASNHGIALRQVLPEAELFGADEIRVSSCCADSRQVRPGDLFVALSGVERDGHDFVADAVARGAAAVLAERPIQVDVPVACVADARRAYGHLCQALVGNPSQRLKVIGVTGTNGKTTTTHLIAGVLRAAGQYPAVLGTLGYSDGVEFEAARWTTPPAPVLAAWMARAEAAGCTHVVMEVSSHALEQSRVAGVEFDVVAVTNVRHDHLDYHQTLSAYRAAKARLFEQLGPSGVVVLNVEDDVCREMYLPRVDGPALTVALDRAAELNAVAVESCLSEQTFLLQIGSESVPVRTRLIGRHNIENCLVAAAVGLAYGVSTPDVVRGLESVDRLAGRLEPIVCGQSFGVYVDYAHTPDALAGVLDALREMTSGRVLCVFGAGGRRDRSKRPLMARAVELRADLAIVTSDNPRDESQRRIVADIMRGFAMPEAVHVIDDRAAAICYALQQAREGDVVLIAGKGHEEYQELADGQIDFDDRQVARDWLYAQWNSQSSRAA, encoded by the coding sequence ATGACGCTAGGATCGGCGTCAAATCACGGGATCGCGCTGCGCCAGGTCTTGCCGGAAGCCGAGTTATTCGGCGCCGACGAGATCCGTGTGAGCAGTTGTTGCGCCGATTCGCGCCAGGTTCGTCCTGGCGATCTGTTTGTCGCGCTGTCGGGTGTCGAGCGCGACGGTCACGATTTTGTCGCCGACGCGGTTGCTCGCGGCGCCGCGGCCGTGCTGGCCGAGCGGCCGATTCAGGTCGACGTTCCGGTGGCCTGTGTCGCCGATGCGCGCCGGGCGTATGGCCACTTGTGCCAGGCCCTGGTCGGCAATCCCAGTCAGCGTCTCAAGGTGATTGGCGTCACTGGCACCAATGGCAAGACGACCACCACGCATTTGATTGCCGGCGTGCTGCGAGCGGCGGGGCAATATCCCGCGGTGCTTGGCACGCTCGGCTATAGCGACGGCGTCGAGTTCGAGGCGGCCCGCTGGACCACGCCCCCCGCGCCGGTGTTGGCGGCCTGGATGGCCCGCGCCGAAGCGGCCGGTTGCACGCACGTGGTGATGGAGGTTTCGAGTCACGCGCTCGAGCAATCGCGAGTGGCCGGCGTCGAGTTCGATGTGGTCGCGGTCACGAACGTCCGGCACGATCATCTGGACTATCACCAGACGCTGTCCGCCTATCGTGCCGCCAAGGCTCGGCTGTTCGAGCAGTTGGGGCCGTCGGGCGTGGTGGTGTTGAACGTCGAGGACGACGTTTGTCGAGAAATGTATCTGCCCCGCGTCGATGGCCCGGCCTTGACCGTGGCGCTCGACCGGGCGGCCGAATTGAACGCCGTGGCGGTCGAAAGCTGCTTGAGCGAGCAGACGTTCCTGCTGCAAATCGGTAGCGAGTCGGTTCCGGTTCGCACGCGCCTTATCGGCCGGCATAACATCGAAAACTGTCTGGTCGCCGCCGCGGTTGGGTTGGCCTATGGCGTCTCGACGCCCGACGTCGTGCGCGGGCTCGAAAGCGTCGATCGGCTGGCGGGTCGGCTCGAGCCGATCGTCTGTGGTCAGTCGTTCGGTGTGTATGTCGACTATGCCCACACGCCCGACGCCTTGGCCGGCGTACTCGACGCGCTACGCGAAATGACTTCGGGCCGCGTGTTGTGCGTGTTTGGCGCTGGCGGGCGACGTGATCGGTCGAAGCGGCCACTGATGGCCCGCGCCGTCGAGTTGCGTGCTGATCTGGCAATCGTTACCAGCGACAACCCGCGCGACGAGTCACAGCGGCGCATTGTGGCCGACATCATGCGCGGCTTTGCCATGCCCGAGGCGGTGCATGTTATCGACGATCGTGCCGCGGCAATTTGCTATGCCCTGCAACAAGCCCGCGAAGGAGACGTGGTGCTGATTGCTGGCAAGGGGCACGAAGAATATCAGGAGCTGGCCGATGGCCAGATCGATTTTGACGACCGGCAGGTTGCGCGCGATTGGCTTTATGCCCAGTGGAACAGCCAGTCGTCGCGAGCCGCCTAG
- a CDS encoding UDP-N-acetylglucosamine--N-acetylmuramyl-(pentapeptide) pyrophosphoryl-undecaprenol N-acetylglucosamine transferase, with product MKAHHPIAGTVHGHRGSRGTHVVFAGGGTGGHLFPGLAVAEALRQAQPELRITFVGSGRSLERGEVPAAGFDYMAIAAAPGPRKMWHWPRFASSHIAASLTARRWLEREQASLVVGLGGYASVPAVAAAQRMNLPTLLLEQNAVPGRATRWLAGRASVVCLALSQSQSWLGSAGNKAVVTGNPLRRPFRVTSRRADADRVQKTCVVLGGSGGAVELNTAFLDALTQLRGVALGWRMVHQTGTTEAEAVARRYALMGCDAHVTPFIDHPAEVLAEADLVVTRAGATSLAELAALGVPTVACPYPRAVDQHQWHNAQVYAEAGGCHLVDFRTGEPGATLAKTLAPLLVDRVAREALGQAMRRLAVPDAAERVAMIVSEMIGYSTLMRQAA from the coding sequence ATGAAAGCACACCACCCAATCGCCGGCACGGTTCACGGACATCGCGGTTCGCGCGGAACGCACGTTGTCTTCGCGGGCGGAGGAACCGGCGGGCATTTGTTCCCAGGGCTGGCGGTCGCCGAAGCTTTGCGACAAGCGCAGCCGGAGCTGCGCATCACCTTCGTCGGCAGCGGACGTTCGCTCGAACGAGGCGAGGTGCCGGCGGCAGGCTTTGACTACATGGCCATCGCGGCCGCGCCGGGGCCGCGCAAAATGTGGCACTGGCCCCGTTTTGCTTCATCACATATCGCCGCCAGCCTAACGGCGCGGCGCTGGCTCGAACGCGAGCAGGCGTCGCTGGTCGTCGGCCTGGGGGGCTATGCCAGCGTGCCGGCCGTGGCCGCCGCGCAGCGCATGAACTTGCCGACGTTGTTGCTCGAACAGAATGCCGTGCCGGGTCGGGCCACGCGCTGGTTGGCCGGGCGAGCGAGCGTTGTCTGTCTAGCACTGTCGCAATCGCAGTCTTGGCTGGGAAGCGCAGGCAACAAGGCGGTGGTCACCGGCAATCCGCTGCGCCGTCCGTTTCGTGTCACGTCACGCCGGGCCGATGCCGATCGCGTGCAGAAAACCTGCGTCGTCCTGGGGGGCAGCGGCGGCGCGGTCGAGCTGAACACCGCCTTCCTCGACGCGCTGACGCAACTGCGTGGCGTGGCGCTCGGCTGGCGAATGGTACATCAGACGGGCACGACCGAGGCCGAGGCTGTCGCGCGACGCTACGCCTTGATGGGGTGCGATGCACACGTGACGCCGTTCATCGATCATCCGGCCGAAGTGCTGGCCGAAGCCGATCTTGTCGTCACGCGGGCCGGCGCGACGAGCCTGGCCGAATTGGCGGCGTTGGGCGTGCCGACCGTGGCGTGTCCTTACCCGCGGGCGGTCGATCAGCATCAATGGCACAATGCCCAAGTCTATGCCGAGGCCGGCGGATGTCACTTGGTCGACTTCCGCACTGGTGAGCCTGGCGCGACGCTGGCCAAAACGCTGGCGCCGCTGTTGGTCGATCGCGTGGCGCGCGAGGCACTGGGGCAGGCGATGCGACGCCTGGCAGTGCCTGACGCGGCGGAGCGAGTGGCGATGATCGTCAGCGAAATGATTGGATACTCAACATTGATGCGGCAAGCGGCATAG
- a CDS encoding UDP-N-acetylmuramoyl-tripeptide--D-alanyl-D-alanine ligase: MQASEQITLADLVRAVGGKLIGPANEVVDAQQVLPRVAIDSRKLNAGEVFWAVRGVDRDGAEFVADAFNRGAAGVVTHVAPKSVPVGRWAIVVADGQAALADFARWQRGRFAGRVAAVTGSVGKTTARLLIDAVLGVRLAGSCSPENYNNQLGVPLSMSQWAPANEYAVVELAARRSGEIAELCQLCRPHIGVVTQLGESHLETFGSRGAIATTKAELIAALPAEGLAVLNADDPAQRDFERSTKARIVWVGRSARADLMATQVRYAHGRLSFTVQGERLVAPVWGRHHLTSVLAAVAVGREFGLSWDEIRAGLALFVPPAQRGAALSIGQLRVIDDSYNASPLSMRAGLELLRHDDSPGLRIVACGDMCELGDEAPALHRRFGQEVVTRCGADLLVACGPNADHVVNAAQQAGMSEQRAIACDSPAGVAEVVRERARPGSVVLLKGSRVMGMETCLKIWRAEADELQRVAA, encoded by the coding sequence ATGCAAGCAAGTGAACAAATCACGTTGGCCGATCTGGTCCGAGCGGTCGGCGGCAAATTGATCGGCCCCGCGAACGAAGTCGTTGACGCACAGCAGGTATTGCCGCGCGTGGCAATCGACTCGCGCAAGTTGAATGCCGGCGAAGTGTTCTGGGCGGTTCGTGGCGTCGATCGGGACGGAGCCGAGTTCGTGGCCGATGCGTTTAATCGCGGCGCGGCTGGCGTCGTTACGCACGTGGCGCCCAAGTCGGTGCCCGTCGGGCGCTGGGCGATCGTCGTTGCCGATGGTCAAGCGGCCCTGGCTGATTTCGCTCGCTGGCAGCGCGGTCGCTTTGCCGGTCGTGTGGCCGCGGTCACTGGCAGCGTGGGCAAGACGACGGCTCGACTGTTGATCGACGCGGTTTTAGGCGTGCGCCTGGCCGGCTCGTGCAGCCCTGAAAACTACAATAACCAGCTCGGCGTGCCCTTGAGCATGAGTCAGTGGGCCCCAGCCAACGAATATGCCGTGGTCGAGTTGGCGGCCCGCCGCTCGGGCGAGATCGCCGAGCTGTGCCAGCTTTGCCGACCGCACATCGGCGTGGTCACGCAACTGGGGGAATCGCATCTCGAAACATTTGGCAGCCGCGGCGCGATTGCCACGACCAAGGCCGAGTTGATCGCGGCGCTGCCGGCGGAAGGGCTGGCGGTGCTCAATGCCGACGACCCGGCGCAGCGTGATTTCGAGCGATCGACCAAGGCTCGCATCGTTTGGGTTGGTCGCTCAGCGCGAGCCGATCTGATGGCCACCCAAGTGCGCTACGCCCACGGTCGCTTGTCGTTCACGGTTCAGGGCGAACGCCTCGTCGCGCCCGTTTGGGGTCGGCATCATCTGACTTCGGTGCTGGCCGCTGTGGCGGTGGGGCGCGAGTTCGGCTTGAGCTGGGATGAGATTCGAGCTGGCTTGGCCTTGTTCGTGCCGCCGGCTCAGCGCGGCGCGGCTCTTTCGATCGGCCAACTGCGCGTGATCGACGATTCGTACAACGCCAGCCCGTTGTCGATGCGGGCGGGGCTGGAGTTGTTGCGGCATGACGACTCGCCGGGGCTGCGGATCGTGGCCTGTGGCGATATGTGCGAGTTGGGTGACGAAGCCCCCGCTTTGCACCGCCGGTTTGGCCAGGAAGTGGTCACGCGCTGCGGCGCCGATTTGCTGGTGGCCTGTGGGCCCAACGCCGATCACGTGGTCAATGCGGCCCAGCAGGCTGGCATGTCCGAGCAACGCGCGATCGCCTGTGACTCGCCGGCTGGTGTGGCTGAAGTGGTGCGCGAGCGCGCTCGGCCCGGCTCGGTCGTATTGCTCAAAGGTTCACGCGTCATGGGCATGGAAACTTGCTTGAAGATTTGGCGGGCCGAAGCAGACGAGTTGCAGCGCGTGGCGGCTTGA
- the rimO gene encoding 30S ribosomal protein S12 methylthiotransferase RimO codes for MTFTPIIDAQPLPHPNRSEAPASKGSYCFISLGCPKNLVDSERMLGLLQLDGYRMVGDPEGTDFVIVNTCGFIEAARAESFATIREMLELKRAGGTKGVIVSGCLAEREKAQLLETLPEIDHLVGVFGREQVTKVADRLVGRLNEQRTVFQPAPSVALSDRNRLRITPKHFAYLKISEGCDRLCTFCAIPKMRGKHASKPMEEIVAEARELVADGVRELIIVAQDTTYYGIDLYGRPRLAELLAQLDQIEGLDWIRLMYLYPMYFGDDLIDVIAGAKRIVPYLDMPLQHADDTMLKRMQRRVNKAETVALLDKLRARIPNLVLRTTMITGFPGETDEQFAEMVDFVRQYRFERLGVFTYSFEPDTPAARLPDHLPEEVKNARRDELMGVQQEIAFEWAAARVGQQLDVLLDAPLPGERDVWIGRTAADAPDVDAVVYVTGKKLRAGQIVPCEVVATKEYDLIAAPIGRAR; via the coding sequence ATGACTTTTACGCCGATCATCGACGCCCAGCCCCTGCCCCACCCCAACCGGTCGGAAGCCCCGGCCTCGAAGGGCTCGTACTGCTTCATCAGCCTGGGCTGTCCCAAGAACCTGGTCGACAGCGAGCGGATGCTGGGACTGCTGCAGTTGGATGGCTATCGAATGGTCGGCGATCCCGAGGGGACCGACTTTGTCATCGTGAACACCTGCGGGTTCATCGAAGCGGCCCGGGCCGAGTCATTCGCCACGATTCGCGAGATGCTCGAGTTGAAGCGCGCCGGCGGCACCAAGGGCGTCATCGTCTCGGGCTGTCTGGCCGAGCGCGAGAAGGCCCAGTTGCTCGAGACCCTGCCCGAGATCGACCATCTGGTCGGCGTGTTCGGGCGCGAGCAAGTGACCAAGGTGGCCGACCGGCTGGTCGGTCGCCTGAACGAACAGCGCACCGTGTTTCAGCCGGCGCCGAGCGTGGCGCTGTCCGATCGGAACCGGCTGCGGATCACCCCCAAGCATTTCGCCTATTTGAAGATTTCGGAAGGGTGCGACCGGCTGTGTACGTTCTGCGCCATTCCGAAAATGCGCGGCAAGCACGCCAGCAAGCCCATGGAAGAGATCGTGGCCGAAGCCCGCGAGTTGGTGGCCGACGGCGTCCGCGAGCTGATCATCGTGGCCCAGGACACGACGTACTACGGCATCGACCTGTACGGCCGGCCGCGGTTGGCCGAGTTGCTGGCCCAGTTGGACCAGATCGAAGGTCTGGACTGGATTCGGTTGATGTACCTGTACCCGATGTACTTCGGCGACGATCTGATCGACGTGATCGCCGGCGCCAAGCGGATCGTGCCGTACTTGGACATGCCGCTGCAACACGCCGATGACACCATGTTGAAACGGATGCAACGCCGCGTGAACAAGGCCGAGACGGTCGCGCTGCTCGACAAGCTACGGGCTCGGATTCCGAACCTGGTGCTGCGGACGACGATGATCACCGGCTTTCCCGGCGAGACCGACGAGCAATTCGCCGAGATGGTCGACTTTGTGCGGCAGTACCGCTTCGAGCGGCTGGGCGTGTTCACGTACTCGTTCGAGCCCGATACGCCGGCGGCCCGCTTGCCCGACCATCTGCCCGAGGAAGTGAAGAACGCGCGGCGCGACGAATTGATGGGCGTGCAGCAGGAAATCGCCTTCGAATGGGCCGCCGCTCGGGTGGGCCAGCAGCTCGATGTGCTGCTCGATGCGCCATTGCCGGGCGAGCGCGATGTCTGGATCGGCCGCACCGCGGCCGACGCGCCCGATGTCGATGCGGTGGTGTACGTGACCGGCAAGAAGTTGCGCGCGGGGCAGATCGTCCCGTGCGAGGTCGTGGCCACCAAGGAATACGATCTGATTGCCGCCCCGATTGGTCGCGCACGCTAG
- the pgsA gene encoding CDP-diacylglycerol--glycerol-3-phosphate 3-phosphatidyltransferase has translation MVSPDTASRSASAKQGVMTVPNQLTVARLVLSVALFVAMSFEYFGTSLVLFIVAASTDWLDGYLARRYGWVSTLGRILDPFADKIIICGTFIFLLDVPSRELHALGLRAWIVALIVGRELLITALRSFLEQQGRDFSASMSGKLKMVAQCIAAGLCLGLLGWGTLFGAWIVMPSWYGALLTASLWVAAFLTAYSGVAYIVAAVRMIRDE, from the coding sequence ATGGTCAGCCCCGACACCGCATCCCGATCGGCCTCGGCCAAACAGGGCGTGATGACCGTGCCCAACCAGTTGACGGTGGCGCGGCTGGTGCTGTCGGTGGCCCTGTTCGTGGCGATGAGCTTCGAGTATTTCGGCACGTCGCTGGTGCTGTTCATCGTGGCGGCTAGCACCGATTGGCTGGACGGGTACCTGGCGCGGCGCTATGGCTGGGTTTCGACCTTGGGGCGCATTCTCGACCCGTTCGCCGACAAGATCATCATCTGTGGCACGTTCATCTTCTTGCTCGACGTCCCCAGCCGCGAGCTGCACGCTTTGGGCCTGCGAGCGTGGATCGTGGCCCTGATCGTGGGGCGCGAGCTGCTGATCACGGCGCTACGGAGCTTTCTGGAACAGCAAGGGCGCGACTTCTCGGCCTCGATGTCGGGCAAGTTGAAGATGGTGGCGCAGTGTATTGCGGCCGGGCTGTGCTTGGGCCTGTTGGGGTGGGGCACCTTGTTCGGCGCGTGGATCGTGATGCCGTCGTGGTACGGCGCGTTGTTGACGGCGTCGCTGTGGGTCGCGGCCTTCTTGACCGCCTATTCGGGCGTGGCCTACATCGTGGCCGCCGTGCGCATGATCCGCGATGAATGA
- the mraY gene encoding phospho-N-acetylmuramoyl-pentapeptide-transferase, translating into MSISAAVALLSEWSSFGAPWPLRAAVAGIVSATLVLLFGGRAIQWLRRFGGETIRRDSPLLHALHQSKAGTPTMGGLIFLVASACALFFAADWEDVQVQTGGILIAGMAAVGFADDYLKRRLTRRGLSSAAKLLGQVAVTAGALAWQAAFADSTSALVGWQLAWAGFVVIASSNAVNLADGLDGLAAGTWTLAAVAMIGAVALAGSGANEMLVFTAALVGAVAGFLKFNRHPAQVFMGDTGALALGGVLGWLAVSAHVEWIWLVVAGVFVIEAISVLLQVGWFRATGRRVLRCAPLHHHFQFLGWPERRIVFRFWVVAGCCALIGLLLANTMPRSNDFEIAKTKVATELR; encoded by the coding sequence ATGAGTATTTCAGCAGCCGTAGCCTTGCTCAGCGAATGGTCGAGCTTCGGCGCGCCGTGGCCTTTGCGTGCGGCCGTTGCCGGGATCGTATCGGCCACGCTGGTGCTGCTGTTTGGCGGCCGAGCGATTCAATGGCTCCGTCGCTTCGGCGGCGAAACGATCCGTCGGGACTCTCCGCTGTTGCACGCCTTGCATCAAAGCAAGGCTGGCACGCCGACAATGGGCGGGCTGATCTTTCTAGTCGCCAGTGCTTGCGCGCTGTTCTTTGCCGCCGATTGGGAAGACGTGCAGGTACAAACCGGCGGCATTCTGATCGCCGGCATGGCGGCCGTGGGCTTTGCCGACGATTACCTGAAACGTCGGCTCACGCGCCGCGGGTTGTCGAGTGCGGCAAAATTGCTTGGTCAGGTTGCTGTTACGGCCGGGGCGTTGGCGTGGCAGGCCGCGTTTGCTGATTCGACAAGTGCGCTCGTCGGCTGGCAGTTGGCCTGGGCTGGGTTCGTGGTCATTGCCTCGTCGAACGCCGTGAATCTGGCCGACGGGCTCGATGGCCTGGCGGCGGGAACGTGGACACTGGCCGCGGTTGCCATGATCGGCGCGGTCGCGCTCGCCGGCAGCGGCGCGAACGAAATGCTCGTCTTCACGGCCGCGCTCGTCGGAGCCGTGGCGGGGTTTTTGAAGTTCAATCGTCATCCGGCCCAGGTGTTCATGGGAGACACCGGCGCACTGGCCTTGGGAGGCGTGCTCGGTTGGCTGGCCGTATCGGCTCATGTCGAGTGGATTTGGCTGGTTGTCGCCGGTGTATTTGTCATCGAAGCGATCAGCGTCCTGTTGCAGGTGGGCTGGTTTCGAGCCACTGGACGCCGGGTGCTTCGCTGTGCGCCGTTGCATCATCACTTTCAGTTTCTCGGCTGGCCAGAGCGGAGAATCGTGTTTCGTTTTTGGGTTGTGGCAGGCTGCTGCGCGCTGATCGGGTTGCTGTTGGCCAATACCATGCCACGCTCGAACGATTTCGAGATCGCCAAAACCAAAGTCGCCACCGAACTGCGCTAA
- a CDS encoding ImmA/IrrE family metallo-endopeptidase: MLAEIPWEQVYRAIDAQVGRLLRRAGVFQPAVDAFRVAQALGLTVLRNDRQAERARYVRSGFNSPGERSGRDDMLREASIFIRRDPRPEREQWAVAHEIGEHLSVELFASLGVDPAEAPPTAREQLANRLASRLLLPAEWFGDLGRACDWDLPALKQQFHTASHELLARRMLDFDAPAIVTVVDQRAISWRRSNLAGRPPQLADWERSTWLRSNESGQPGESHHQGARMRVWPVHEPEWKREIIRTDLPEQDEWGGDESDAW, translated from the coding sequence ATGCTGGCGGAGATTCCTTGGGAACAGGTGTACCGGGCGATCGATGCCCAGGTCGGCCGGCTGCTACGCCGGGCCGGTGTGTTTCAGCCGGCGGTCGACGCCTTTCGCGTTGCCCAAGCGCTCGGGCTGACGGTCTTGCGCAACGATCGGCAGGCCGAGCGGGCGCGCTATGTCCGCTCGGGTTTCAATTCGCCGGGTGAGCGCTCTGGCCGCGACGACATGCTACGCGAGGCGTCGATCTTTATCCGTCGCGACCCCCGCCCTGAACGCGAACAGTGGGCCGTCGCCCACGAAATCGGCGAGCATCTCTCGGTCGAGTTGTTCGCCTCGCTCGGTGTCGACCCGGCCGAAGCGCCGCCGACCGCCCGCGAGCAACTGGCCAATCGACTGGCATCGCGACTGCTGTTGCCGGCCGAATGGTTTGGCGATCTGGGCCGGGCTTGCGATTGGGACCTGCCGGCGCTGAAGCAGCAGTTTCACACCGCCAGCCACGAGTTGTTGGCCCGACGGATGCTCGATTTCGACGCGCCGGCCATCGTGACCGTAGTCGACCAGCGAGCCATCAGTTGGCGGCGCAGCAACCTGGCCGGCCGGCCACCGCAACTGGCCGACTGGGAACGGTCGACTTGGCTGCGCTCGAACGAGTCGGGTCAACCCGGCGAGTCACATCACCAGGGGGCCCGGATGCGCGTCTGGCCGGTCCACGAACCAGAGTGGAAGCGCGAAATCATCCGCACCGATTTGCCGGAGCAGGACGAGTGGGGTGGTGACGAATCAGACGCCTGGTAG
- a CDS encoding CPBP family intramembrane metalloprotease, which yields MNDDDQSAARRPPADSPTRVPWTVIDVLVCLLIVTVIYGITSLFMPRAHGADINEITPREGADLFAKSAIASLVSTGLAIAWLVKCSRASAKDLGFSVSRLVWDVALGAFGFLAMVIPLLLIKAAIKASGVFEGEHPIETLLRQYPDFDLWLWATVAAVIVAPLSEEFFFRVLLQGWLERIWPSQPRTVAGGSAGESGAESSPPPPPRWKTWLPVLISSLIFAAVHYNHGPDPIPLFFLALLLGTLYRWTHRIWPSMTVHVLLNGTSMALLIAQSYLKQQ from the coding sequence ATGAATGACGACGACCAAAGCGCCGCACGTCGCCCGCCGGCTGATTCGCCAACGCGTGTGCCCTGGACCGTTATTGATGTGCTGGTTTGCCTCCTCATCGTCACGGTGATCTACGGCATCACTTCTCTTTTCATGCCGCGCGCGCACGGCGCGGATATTAACGAGATAACACCTCGCGAAGGTGCTGACCTATTCGCCAAATCGGCGATTGCCAGCCTCGTTTCGACGGGGCTCGCCATTGCCTGGCTCGTCAAATGCAGCCGAGCGTCCGCCAAGGACCTGGGATTCAGCGTATCCAGGCTGGTGTGGGACGTGGCCTTGGGTGCCTTCGGCTTCTTGGCAATGGTGATTCCATTGCTGCTGATTAAAGCCGCGATCAAGGCAAGCGGAGTATTCGAAGGTGAGCATCCGATCGAGACGCTGCTCAGGCAATACCCCGACTTCGACCTTTGGTTATGGGCGACTGTGGCAGCTGTGATTGTAGCACCGCTGTCGGAAGAGTTCTTTTTCCGAGTGCTGCTGCAAGGGTGGCTCGAACGGATTTGGCCGTCGCAGCCGCGGACTGTGGCGGGTGGGTCGGCAGGCGAATCGGGCGCAGAATCGAGTCCACCGCCGCCACCGCGTTGGAAGACTTGGCTCCCTGTGCTAATTAGTTCGCTGATCTTCGCGGCAGTGCATTATAACCACGGGCCGGACCCGATCCCGCTGTTCTTTTTGGCGCTGCTGCTGGGGACGCTTTATCGCTGGACGCACCGCATTTGGCCGAGCATGACGGTCCACGTCCTGCTGAACGGCACGAGCATGGCCCTGCTAATCGCCCAGAGCTATTTGAAGCAGCAATGA
- a CDS encoding response regulator codes for MAIVNSNPIPRIEHAWLFVGDLGSDEFAALRADLSRLPTQRAVANLASGVADIDDGFSPTWIVLVEALPRALRRDELARLTERWPLARVLRVAGSWCESERRHGWDWPGAWRILWHQWPSWLAQTQSQAERGEMPARQATTSDEESWLVDAPPATNRAASGTNPRPRALVVGDDAEQAAWLVKACVRLGFDVQHRRSTEAAEESNCAAVVYDVAFPQSTSMEQIAVCRQSHPAGAFVVLCGFPRTDDVARWQAAGATAVLAKPVRLADLDCALMQKLAQQSVLPGV; via the coding sequence ATGGCGATTGTCAATTCCAACCCGATTCCTCGCATCGAGCACGCCTGGCTATTTGTGGGCGATCTCGGCAGCGACGAGTTCGCGGCCTTGCGCGCCGACTTGTCGCGGTTGCCGACGCAGCGCGCGGTTGCCAATCTGGCCTCGGGGGTCGCTGATATCGACGATGGGTTTTCGCCGACGTGGATCGTGCTGGTCGAAGCGTTGCCGCGCGCCTTGCGGCGTGATGAGCTGGCCCGATTGACCGAGCGCTGGCCGCTGGCGCGCGTGCTGCGTGTGGCGGGTTCCTGGTGTGAATCGGAGCGGCGGCATGGCTGGGACTGGCCTGGGGCTTGGCGCATCTTGTGGCATCAGTGGCCCAGTTGGCTGGCGCAGACGCAGTCGCAAGCCGAGCGCGGCGAGATGCCAGCCCGCCAGGCGACCACCTCGGACGAGGAAAGCTGGCTCGTTGATGCGCCGCCTGCAACCAATCGCGCCGCGAGCGGCACAAACCCACGACCGCGAGCACTCGTCGTCGGCGATGATGCCGAGCAGGCTGCGTGGCTCGTCAAGGCGTGCGTCCGGCTGGGATTCGATGTTCAGCACCGTCGTAGCACTGAGGCCGCCGAAGAGTCGAATTGCGCGGCCGTGGTCTACGACGTGGCTTTTCCACAGTCAACGAGCATGGAACAGATTGCCGTCTGCCGACAGTCGCATCCCGCCGGGGCGTTCGTCGTCCTGTGCGGCTTTCCCCGCACCGACGATGTGGCCCGCTGGCAAGCCGCCGGCGCGACGGCTGTTTTGGCCAAGCCAGTCCGCTTGGCGGACCTGGACTGCGCGCTCATGCAAAAGTTAGCGCAACAGAGCGTTCTACCAGGCGTCTGA